The genomic region TTCCAAGCCTGAAAATTCAACAATGGGGCCAATGAGTCCGGAGATGGATGGCCGGTCCTCACCTCCCAGAATATACTGCATCTCTTTTTCTTCCTGTGAAAACGTGATGGAGGGGAGCAGGATCAGCATGCCTGCAACCAGAATAAAACTCTTTTTCATGACAGATATTTTTTGTGATGGATAATGATCATGTAAAAATACATCAAACCCCTCTCTTTGAAAAGAAAGGAACGGTGAAATGACGAAAATTCGTACGGAAAAGCGAAAAAGGACGATGAAAAGGAAGATGCGTTACATTCTGAACTCATCTTTCAGCTGCTGACACCATTCTTTGATCCTTTTCTCCGTCTGTTCAGGCTGGTTGGTATAATCAAGGACCAGTCCGGCAAAATGATCTCCCTCCAGCGCTTTTGATCGGATGAAATGATAGTCTTTCGCAGGATAATGGCCAATGATCCTGGCCCCTTTGTCCTTAAGAAATCTGGCAAGGATCCCGACTCCGTCGGCAAAATTCTGCGGATACCCTACCTGGTCGGCCGGGCCGAATAGTGCGATGGTTTTGCCCGTAAAATCCATTTCCTCCATGGCAGGCAGAAACTCGTCCCAGTAATTGGGCAGTTCTCCGTCGAACCAGGTGGAGACGCCCAGGATCATGTACGGGTAAGACAGGAAGACATGTTCTTCAATGGTTTCCAGATTGATCTTATCGATGTTCTTCTCACCCAGTTCTTTGGCAATGCGTTCGGCCGCATCGGATGTATGCCTGGTGTTGAAGCTGTAAAAGAGGCCGGTTGGGTTCATGGTTATTCGTGGTTATGTGTTCAGTACTCCAGCAACTTCTTAACTGCCTGGTAGATTTTTTCCGTATCCGGCAATATGGCGCGTTCAAGGATCCGGTTGAAACCGACGGGTGTAAAGGTTGATCCCACACGTTCCACCGGGCCGTCAAGGTATTCAAAGGCGTCCTGTGCGATCATGGCGGCCACTTCGGCGCCGAATCCTGAAAAGACCTTGTCTTCTTGCACTACCAGTGCCTTGCCTGTCTTTTTGACTGATTGGAGGATCATTTCCCTGTCGAGGGGGATGAGCGATCTCAGGTCGATCACCTCCACTTCCGCTCCCGTGTCTTTTTGGATACGGTCGGCGGCAGCCGTGGCCAGGTGGACAGTGTTGCCGTATGTAATCAGGGTAAGGTCTTTCCCGGGGCGGCGGATGCGGGCCCTGCCAAAGGGAACTTCAAAATCAGCGGGTACCGGCGCTTCTGCCGCCGGATCATTGTAGAGCGCCTTGGGCTCCATGAAAACCGTCACCCCCCCGGAACGAATGCTCGTCCGGAGCAACCCTGCCGCGTCATCCGCATAGGAGGGATAGACAATGCGGATTCCGGGCAGCGTGGTCAGCGCACCTTCAATGTTCTGCGAATGGTATAATCCACCTCCGATATAGCCACCTGATGCCAGCCTGATGGTGATGTTGGGCGAGAACTGACCGTTCGACCTCCAGTAGTCGTGGGAGGTGTCGACCAGTTGCTCGATAGCGGGCCAGAAATAATCCGCAAACTCAGCACCCTCCACCACGACGCGTATCTTCCGGTCAAAGCGGCTCATGCCATTGGCTGTGGCGACAATGTAGTCTTCCGCGATCGGGGCATTGAAGACCCTTCCGCGGCCAAATTCCTGCTGCATCCCTTTTGTGACATTGAAAATGCCACCTTTTTCCTTGCTGGCAATATCCTGGCCCCAGATGAACGTGTCGGGGTTATGGCGGAATTCAGCCTTCATGGTTTCATTCAGTGCTTCGATCAGCCGAAGTTTTTTTCCGGTACCATCGGGCAGACCATCAGGGTACTTCTCCGGCCGGTAGGGTTCAGGGGAAACAAAATCGAAGATACTGGCCGGATCCGGATCAGGGGAAGCGAGTACTTTTTTGTGTGCTTCCTTGACGATGGCTTTGGCTTCGTTTTCGATGCCGGTGATCTCTTCTTCCGTCATCCGGTCATAGCGGAGTAAAAGCCTTCTGAATTTAGCCAGCGGATCATATTCCCTCACATAATTCATTTCAAAGTCATCGCGGTAAAGTTCGTGCCGGTCGCTATTGGAGTGGGACCCGATGCGGATGCAGTTGGCGTGGACCATCACCGGCTCACCGTGTTGCAGCACATGCCTTTTTGCTTCGACCATAGCGTTGACTGAATCAAATACATCTTTGCCATTGCAGTAGATGATCCTCAGGTTCAGGAAGCCTGAGAAGTTCTCAGCCACTTTGCGGTTTGCGGTCTGTTCCGCTTTGGGGACCGAGATCCCGTAGCCATTGTCCTGGATCACAAAGATGACGGGAAGCCGTTCGTTGGAAGATCCGTTGATGGCCTCATACACATATCCTTCTGATACAGACGATTCTCCCTGCGAAGAGATGGCGGCTCCCTGTTGCTTGTAGTATTTGATGGCCCGCGCCACACCCGCTGCCTGGGAGGCGTGATTTCCGGTACAGGAAGAAACATTGTGGATGTTCCATTCCGGTTTCGCAAAATGATTCGACATATGGCGGCCCCCACCTGCAATGTCCAGCTTTTTCGAAAGCCCGTTCAGGATGATTTCCTGTGCTGTCATTCCTGCAGAAAGGACGGTCAGCATGTCACGGTAGTAAGGAAACAGATGGTCGGTATGCCGGTCAAAGACCTGGCCAATGGCGAGTTGAATACCATCGTGCCCGGCGTAGGGTGCATGGTAGGACCAACCCAGTGCCTGCTTCAGGTAATTGGGAGCCCGGTCATCCAGCAGACGGCCGATCGTCATCAAGCGGAACCAGTTCCGGAGAATCTCCTTATCCGTGTTCCTGATCGTCAGTTTTTCTTTTGAAGAAGCTTCGAAAATATTCCAGTTTTCCACGCGCTTGAAATAAGATTTGTTCACGGGTTCGTGCAAATATACAAACAAAAATAAGCTGCAAAAAGTTTCACCGCTGACGGTTCTTTCCGGGGTGTCGTCAAAGCTCTTTCGCCGGATCCCAAAAGTGCTTTTCAAAGTCGGCGATCTGATCGTCAATGACCTGTATTCCTTCACTCTCCAGGAGTTGCCGCATAACATCCGGACCGCCGAAATGATGCTTTCCGGTAAGGATCCCAATCCTGTTAACCACACGGTGGGCTGGAATCTCGACGGTGGAGCTGTGGGATTGGTTCATGGCCCATCCCACCATCCGGGCAGAACCTTCGGTGCCCAGGTATCGTGCAATCGCCCGGTAAGAGGTAACACGGCCATAGGGAATCTGCCTGACAACAGCATAGACTTTTGCAAAAAAGGAAGGATTTTCCATCAGGGTCTTAAGATTTTGTCGCCGGGAATTTCTCTCAGCCGGAAACGGAGATAAAAAATGGGCTTACCCTGCTCCAGCCACATTTTTTCATAAAATGTCTGAATTTCGTCGGCCGGTTCTTTCAGGTTTTCCTTGTACAAATCGCAGATGTGATAGAGCAGCGAATGATTTTCCCTGGTTATCGTATCGCGTGTGTATTCAAACAGTCCGGGGTCATCGGTCTTGAGATGGATCACATGCCCGGGCTTCAGGATAGGAGCGTAGCTTTCCAGAAAACGGGGAGAAGTAAGGCGCTGCCTGGCTTTGCTTTTTTTGGGCTTGGGATCAGGGAAGGTGATCCATAATTCATCAACTTCCTGTGGACCGAAAAAATATCCGATATGTTCAACGGCACAGCGGATGAAGGCAACATTGGGAAATCCCTCTTCCTGGGCCGTTTTAAGCCCCCTCCATAACCGGGCACCCTTAAGATCCATGCCGATGAAATTTTTTTCAGGCGTTCGGCTGGCCAGGCCGGTAGTATATTCCCCTTTGCCGCAGCCCAGTTCGAGTATGATGGGAGCTTCATTCCTGAAAAAATCCAGGTTCCACCTGCCTTTCAAACCAAAACCCTCGGTTATGAGATGCTCGTAGGTGGGTTGAAACAGGTTCGGGAAGGTGTCATTTTCAATGAATCGCTCCCGCTTTTTTTTTGCCACGTGAATGAATGCTGAATGATGGGGCAAAGATAAAAGAAAAAGGCAGCTGGTTCATTCGACCATCAGCCAGGCCTGTGGATCCTCGTTCTGCCGGATGGTATCCAGGGCGCGGAGTGCCTGTTTTTTGTCAGCATATACTCCGTAGCAGACCCGGTAGAGTCCGCCTTTTGTCCGTCCGGCCCTCCTGGCGTCATAGCCTTTGTTTTTTAGCCGGGTTTCAAGTGAACTTGCATTTATTTCATCTTTGAAGGCCCCGGCAATGATATAGAACTGTTTTGTGGCCACCGTCGAAACGGATGGCGTAACAACAGGTGTAACAGCAGGTGTGTCAATGGGTGTAACCGCTGGTGTAACCGCCGGTGGAACAATCTCCGGTTCATCTCCGGATTCAATGATTTCAGGCGGGGAAGCAGCAGTAGTCAAATCGACGGTGGATTTTTGTTCCACCGGGGTATCTGAAAAAACAGGTGGTTGCTGGTGTGAGGCTCTGATCAGGGGAACAATGCCCGAATAATGGGTGTAGATGTCCTTAAAAAGCGGTGAGTGGTAATAGCCCCAGGATGCTATGACCGCAAGCAGGATGGAAGTGAACACCACCCGAGGCAGGATCTTCGTGTTGTTTGACTTTACAGCGGATCTTTTTTCCGGTGCCGGGCGTTTCACCGTTCTTGCTTTTTTGCCTGCCGGAGGAGGAGCCACAAGGCTGGTCAGTCCATAAGCCTCTTCCAGGAAGTTGGTCTCCTGGAAGGGGATGAATTCGAGCTTTCCCTCCTTATTGAATGAAAAGGTTCCGATTTGTGCGAATACGACTGATTTATTCTCTTTCAAAGCGTTCAGACACTGTGTGGTAAACTGCTGAATACGAAACATCGACTCCTGATAGGATATCTTCTCCATTTCGGCGATGTAATTTGCCAGCAGGCCATCGTTGGTCTGAAGCCGCACATTGAAGAGGATGCGCTTTGAGGGCGGATGAAGCATCCGGTGTGTGGGATGCATGCGGGAGGGTGTATAACTGGCAACGAATCCCCCGAATTCCTGAAGAATGATGCAATCGTTACTGTATAAAAGATCACAGATATATCCGTCGATCGTTTTCATGCCTGGTTTTCTATAAATGAGCACACGAAGTTACGAAATGATGGATCAGGCTACTCTGTCCTGTTGGAAAGTTTTAATAAATCCTCCGGGGTGTCAATCGCAACACTTTCCTGATCACATATGTCTAAATAAATGTCATATCCATTTTCAAGCCACCGGAGTTGTTCCAGCGATTCTGCAGTTTCAAGGGGAGAAACCGGCAGGGAGATGATCTGCTGTAAAGTATCAAGCCTGAATCCGTAGACACCGATGTGTTTATAATAGGGGTGGTGGTCAATCCATTGTTGTCTCGGCAGGTTTCGCTGAAAGGGAAGGGCTGTCCTGGAAAAGGTCAGGACCTTTTTGTTGTTGTTAAAGACCACCTTGACCGTATTGGGATCGTCCAGTTCTTCCGTACGGATTATCAGCCTGGCCAGGGTGGCGATCGTTACTGCGGGGTGGTCAAACAGAGCGGCTACCTGGTCAATCTGCAAAGGATCCAGAAAAGGTTCATCTCCCTGGATATTGATCACTATTTTCAGGGAGGAGGGATCATTGGAGGTATCCTGTAAAATCCGGACGGCTTCCCCGCAGCGGTCGGTGCCGCTTAGGTGCAGGGGGGAGGTCATTAGAACATCGCCCCCAAACTGACAAACGTGATCGTAGATCCGCTGATCATCCGTGGCGACGATCGTCCGGCTTAGGCAACGCGACTTTTTGGCTTGCTCGAATACGCGCTGGATCATTGTCTTCCCGTTGATCATCGACAGGGGTTTGCCCGGAAAGCGGGTAGATCCAAAGCGGGCGGGAATGATTCCGATGACACCTGAACGCAACATGATTTTACTGCTTGAACAGACCGTGAAGTTCTCCGGTGATGGTTTCGATCACCTGTCCCAGATCGTGTGTGTTTTCTGCAAAATTGATATTATCCACATCGAAGATCAGGTACTTGCCAATTTCGTACTGAGCGATCCAGGCTTCATAACGCTCATTGAGCCTCTTAAGGTAATCCAGCCGGATGGCGGCTTCGTATTCCCTGCCTCTTTTCTGTATTTGCCTGACAAGGGTCGGCACGGAGGCACGGAGATAGATCATCAGGTCAGGTGGCTGAATGAATGAGCTCATCAACTCAAAAAGATCACGGTAGTTCTGGTAGTCACGGGTAGTCATCAGGTTCATTTCGTGAAGGTTCGGTGCAAAAATGTATGCATCTTCATAGATGGTCCTGTCCTGAATGACGGTTTTGCCTCCTTTGCGGATCCGTATGATCTGCCGGAACCTGCTGTTCAGGAAGTAGATCTGCAGGTTGAACGACCAGCGTTGCATATCCTCATAAAAGCTGTGCAAATAAGGGTTGGATTCGACATCTTCATAATGCGGTTCCCATCCGAAATTTTTTGCTAAAAGACCGGTGAGCGTAGTCTTCCCTGAACCGATGTTACCTGCGATGGCAATGTGCATAAGAATGGTATTAAAGACTTTTCAAAGATATAAATTCGGAAGCCATAACGGAAGGACGAAAATTCATTCTGTTACGATCTTCATGATCTCTTCCACATAGTTGCGGTTGTTCGACAGCCGGGGCACCTTGTTCTGTCCGCCCAGCTTGCCCCTTTGTTTCATCCATTTGTAAAATGTTCCGTGAGGAACGATCCGGAGGATAGGATCACGCAGTACCATGCCCTGGTAGCGCTTGGCTTCATAATCGGAATTCAGTGATTTGAGCGCCTCATCGAAGATGTTACAAAACTCATCAACGTCAGCAGGCAGTTTTTCAAACTCCAGGAGCCATTCGTGGGCCGCATTCCCGGAATCATTGAAATAGAAAGGTGCAGCCGTATATTCATTGATGACGGCCAGGCTTTTCTGACAGGCAATGGCCATGGCTTTTTCCGCATTATCCACGATCAACTCTTCTCCGACAGCATTGATGAAACTTTTGGTGCGCCCCGATATCTGTATACGGTAAGGATCCACGGAGGTGAACACCACGGTGTCGCCGATCAGGTAGCGCCACAGACCGGCATTGGTGGTGATGACCATGGCGTAATTTTCTCCGGGAACAATTTCCTGAAGTGTCTTCGCCCGCGGATATTCCTCTCCAACCTGGTCGGTTGGCAAAAACTCATAAAAGATACCATAATCAAGCATCAGGAGCATGGAATCCAGTTCAGGAATATCCTGGATGCCAAAAAATCCTTCCGTGGCGTTATAGCTTTCCACATAGTTGATCTTATCCGGTGTGATGATCCTGTCGTACTGGCTTTTATAGGGAAGGAAACTTACGCCGCCGTGAAAGAATGCTTCCAGCCCGGGCCAAACGTCGTGGATGTTCTGTTTACCGGAGATTTCCAGGGTGCGCTTTAAAAGAAGAAGTGTCCAGGAAGGAACACCTGAGAGGCTGGTCACATTTTTATGTAAAGTGGTTTCCGCAATTTTTTCAATTTTCGTTTCCCATTCGCTCATCAGGGCTATGGAACGGTCCGGTACCCTGAAAAAATCGGCATAGAACGGCATGTTTTGGATCAGGACTGCCGAAAGATCTCCTTCATAATAGGATTCATTGTTGACCTCTGAAATTCGGTTGCTGCCTCCCATGATCAATCCTTTTCCTCTGAATAACCCTGATTCAGGGTGGTGGCTCAGGTAGAGGGACACCAGGTCCATGGCTCCCTTGTAATGGCATTCTGCCATGGATTCGCGACTCACGGGGATGAACTTGCTTTTGTCTCCTGAGGTGCCTGAAGAGCGGGCAAACCAGCTGATCCGGGAGGGCCAGAGAATATTCTGTTCTCCTTTGCGAATACGGGCAATTTGCGTTTTGATTGATTCGTAGTCACTAACAGGGACCCGGTTGGCATATTCTCGATAACTCCGGATGGAAGCAAAATCATATTTCCTGCCCCATTCCGTCTTTTCTGCCGTTGTGATCAGCCTTCGAAACCAATCCTGCTGCACTTCAAGAGGGTTCTTCATGAAATGTTCTATCCGGTGCATCCTGCCCTTAAGGAACTGTGAGGCTACGGCAGATATGAGTGTCATCAGGTATTGGATTCTTACATTTACGAACCAAAAGTACACAATATATTTTAAAAAATTGGACTACATTTACGGGGAGATAATCCACCTTAACGCATGATCATCTTTCCGAACGCCAAGATAAACCTTGGCCTGTCTGTCCTCCGCAAAAGGCCTGATGGCTATCATCAGATTGAAACGGTTTTTTACCCCATAGCCCTGACCGACATTCTGGAAATCATTCCATCTTCGGAGAAGGAAACAGTATTTGAATCCCGGGGTCTGGAGATCGGGGGAAGCATCGGGCAGAACACGTGTCTTCGCGCTTATCACACTATGCTGGAGTCCTTTAAGATACCGCCTGTCCGGATTTTTCTGTATAAAAAGATACCAACCGGAGCTGGTCTCGGTGGCGGCTCTTCCGATGCAGCCTTTACGATTCAAACACTGAATGCGCTTTTCAACCTGAATGCAACCAGGGATCAGTTGACCAGCGCGGCCGCCGGCGTAGGGAGCGATTGTCCGTTTTTTCTTGAAAACCGCCCGATGCTGGGAACAGGAAGAGGTGAGCACCTGGAACCTGTCAGCCCGGACCTGTCGGGAATGCACCTGATCCTGATCAAACCACCGGTTTCCGTCAGTACGGCGGATGCTTACGCAGGAGTCGTTGCGGTGGAAAGCAGGACATCCCTGAGGGAAATCATCCGGTATCCGGTCAGCCAATGGCAGGGGCATCTGGTCAATGATTTTGAGGAGAGCGTTTTCAGGAAATACCCGTCGATCCGGGCCATCAAAAGCACTCTCCTCGACCGGGGTGCTGTGTATGCCGCCATGACTGGCAGCGGCTCAGCCGTGTATGGTCTGTTTGAATCCACCCCCCCGGATCCCGCCCTCTTCCCCGGATGCTTTGTGTGGACTGAAAAATGCTGATTTTTAGCTATTTAGGAGCAAGGCGGATCATGAAGAGCGCCATGATCCCAAAGATCAGGTTGGGGATCCAGGCACCAATGGCCGGAGAGAGGTTCCCCATGGTTGCAAACACGGTCGACACCTGGATGAACATGATGTACGAAAAGGTGATGGCTATCCCAATACCCAGATGCATGCCGATCCCGCCCCTGACCTTTCGGCTGGATACGGAAACCGCAATGAAGGTAAGTATAAGCGTGGCAAACGGATCAGCAATGCGCTTGTACTTCTCCACAAGGTAAACATTCAGATTTTGCGATCCCTTTAACTTTTCTTCTTTGATAAACTCATTCAGTCGTATGAAGTTCATAGTCTTCATATCATCCTTTTTGATCGTGAATTCCTCGGGTTTCAGATCCAGTTCCAGACTGATCTCTCTTCCGTGGCGAATGTCCTGGTCCTCGCCCCTGAACTGCCGGAGGTAATAATTCTGGGCTTTCCAGGTACTGGTTGCGCTGTCCCACTGAACTTTTTCAGAGGTGAGTTTGTAATAAAGACCCTGTTCGTTGATTTTTTCGATCGCAAACTTATAGCCCACATTGGCTTGGGCGTTGAAACTTTCCACATAGGCATAGGTCTCCTGGTCCAGCTTCATGTGAATATCCGTGTCCCTGTTCGATCGGGGATTATGAAGATACTGATCTTCAAATGCCTGCAGTCTTCGGTTG from Bacteroidales bacterium harbors:
- a CDS encoding flavodoxin; this translates as MNPTGLFYSFNTRHTSDAAERIAKELGEKNIDKINLETIEEHVFLSYPYMILGVSTWFDGELPNYWDEFLPAMEEMDFTGKTIALFGPADQVGYPQNFADGVGILARFLKDKGARIIGHYPAKDYHFIRSKALEGDHFAGLVLDYTNQPEQTEKRIKEWCQQLKDEFRM
- a CDS encoding thiamine pyrophosphate-dependent enzyme, with the protein product MTIGRLLDDRAPNYLKQALGWSYHAPYAGHDGIQLAIGQVFDRHTDHLFPYYRDMLTVLSAGMTAQEIILNGLSKKLDIAGGGRHMSNHFAKPEWNIHNVSSCTGNHASQAAGVARAIKYYKQQGAAISSQGESSVSEGYVYEAINGSSNERLPVIFVIQDNGYGISVPKAEQTANRKVAENFSGFLNLRIIYCNGKDVFDSVNAMVEAKRHVLQHGEPVMVHANCIRIGSHSNSDRHELYRDDFEMNYVREYDPLAKFRRLLLRYDRMTEEEITGIENEAKAIVKEAHKKVLASPDPDPASIFDFVSPEPYRPEKYPDGLPDGTGKKLRLIEALNETMKAEFRHNPDTFIWGQDIASKEKGGIFNVTKGMQQEFGRGRVFNAPIAEDYIVATANGMSRFDRKIRVVVEGAEFADYFWPAIEQLVDTSHDYWRSNGQFSPNITIRLASGGYIGGGLYHSQNIEGALTTLPGIRIVYPSYADDAAGLLRTSIRSGGVTVFMEPKALYNDPAAEAPVPADFEVPFGRARIRRPGKDLTLITYGNTVHLATAAADRIQKDTGAEVEVIDLRSLIPLDREMILQSVKKTGKALVVQEDKVFSGFGAEVAAMIAQDAFEYLDGPVERVGSTFTPVGFNRILERAILPDTEKIYQAVKKLLEY
- a CDS encoding MGMT family protein, with the translated sequence MENPSFFAKVYAVVRQIPYGRVTSYRAIARYLGTEGSARMVGWAMNQSHSSTVEIPAHRVVNRIGILTGKHHFGGPDVMRQLLESEGIQVIDDQIADFEKHFWDPAKEL
- the trmB gene encoding tRNA (guanosine(46)-N7)-methyltransferase TrmB, giving the protein MAKKKRERFIENDTFPNLFQPTYEHLITEGFGLKGRWNLDFFRNEAPIILELGCGKGEYTTGLASRTPEKNFIGMDLKGARLWRGLKTAQEEGFPNVAFIRCAVEHIGYFFGPQEVDELWITFPDPKPKKSKARQRLTSPRFLESYAPILKPGHVIHLKTDDPGLFEYTRDTITRENHSLLYHICDLYKENLKEPADEIQTFYEKMWLEQGKPIFYLRFRLREIPGDKILRP
- a CDS encoding SPOR domain-containing protein gives rise to the protein MKTIDGYICDLLYSNDCIILQEFGGFVASYTPSRMHPTHRMLHPPSKRILFNVRLQTNDGLLANYIAEMEKISYQESMFRIQQFTTQCLNALKENKSVVFAQIGTFSFNKEGKLEFIPFQETNFLEEAYGLTSLVAPPPAGKKARTVKRPAPEKRSAVKSNNTKILPRVVFTSILLAVIASWGYYHSPLFKDIYTHYSGIVPLIRASHQQPPVFSDTPVEQKSTVDLTTAASPPEIIESGDEPEIVPPAVTPAVTPIDTPAVTPVVTPSVSTVATKQFYIIAGAFKDEINASSLETRLKNKGYDARRAGRTKGGLYRVCYGVYADKKQALRALDTIRQNEDPQAWLMVE
- the kdsB gene encoding 3-deoxy-manno-octulosonate cytidylyltransferase, translated to MLRSGVIGIIPARFGSTRFPGKPLSMINGKTMIQRVFEQAKKSRCLSRTIVATDDQRIYDHVCQFGGDVLMTSPLHLSGTDRCGEAVRILQDTSNDPSSLKIVINIQGDEPFLDPLQIDQVAALFDHPAVTIATLARLIIRTEELDDPNTVKVVFNNNKKVLTFSRTALPFQRNLPRQQWIDHHPYYKHIGVYGFRLDTLQQIISLPVSPLETAESLEQLRWLENGYDIYLDICDQESVAIDTPEDLLKLSNRTE
- a CDS encoding deoxynucleoside kinase, whose protein sequence is MHIAIAGNIGSGKTTLTGLLAKNFGWEPHYEDVESNPYLHSFYEDMQRWSFNLQIYFLNSRFRQIIRIRKGGKTVIQDRTIYEDAYIFAPNLHEMNLMTTRDYQNYRDLFELMSSFIQPPDLMIYLRASVPTLVRQIQKRGREYEAAIRLDYLKRLNERYEAWIAQYEIGKYLIFDVDNINFAENTHDLGQVIETITGELHGLFKQ
- a CDS encoding GH3 auxin-responsive promoter family protein produces the protein MTLISAVASQFLKGRMHRIEHFMKNPLEVQQDWFRRLITTAEKTEWGRKYDFASIRSYREYANRVPVSDYESIKTQIARIRKGEQNILWPSRISWFARSSGTSGDKSKFIPVSRESMAECHYKGAMDLVSLYLSHHPESGLFRGKGLIMGGSNRISEVNNESYYEGDLSAVLIQNMPFYADFFRVPDRSIALMSEWETKIEKIAETTLHKNVTSLSGVPSWTLLLLKRTLEISGKQNIHDVWPGLEAFFHGGVSFLPYKSQYDRIITPDKINYVESYNATEGFFGIQDIPELDSMLLMLDYGIFYEFLPTDQVGEEYPRAKTLQEIVPGENYAMVITTNAGLWRYLIGDTVVFTSVDPYRIQISGRTKSFINAVGEELIVDNAEKAMAIACQKSLAVINEYTAAPFYFNDSGNAAHEWLLEFEKLPADVDEFCNIFDEALKSLNSDYEAKRYQGMVLRDPILRIVPHGTFYKWMKQRGKLGGQNKVPRLSNNRNYVEEIMKIVTE
- the ispE gene encoding 4-(cytidine 5'-diphospho)-2-C-methyl-D-erythritol kinase; its protein translation is MIIFPNAKINLGLSVLRKRPDGYHQIETVFYPIALTDILEIIPSSEKETVFESRGLEIGGSIGQNTCLRAYHTMLESFKIPPVRIFLYKKIPTGAGLGGGSSDAAFTIQTLNALFNLNATRDQLTSAAAGVGSDCPFFLENRPMLGTGRGEHLEPVSPDLSGMHLILIKPPVSVSTADAYAGVVAVESRTSLREIIRYPVSQWQGHLVNDFEESVFRKYPSIRAIKSTLLDRGAVYAAMTGSGSAVYGLFESTPPDPALFPGCFVWTEKC
- a CDS encoding LptF/LptG family permease, producing MKKIDHYIIRKFLGTFFYAIALLIVIVIVFDLSEKIDNFLKTKPSVTEILFSYYLNFIPYFVNLFVYLFTFISVIFFTSKMASNTEIIAMLSSGISFNRLLRPYFIAAVFLAGMSLILSNFVIPYTNRRLQAFEDQYLHNPRSNRDTDIHMKLDQETYAYVESFNAQANVGYKFAIEKINEQGLYYKLTSEKVQWDSATSTWKAQNYYLRQFRGEDQDIRHGREISLELDLKPEEFTIKKDDMKTMNFIRLNEFIKEEKLKGSQNLNVYLVEKYKRIADPFATLILTFIAVSVSSRKVRGGIGMHLGIGIAITFSYIMFIQVSTVFATMGNLSPAIGAWIPNLIFGIMALFMIRLAPK